Below is a window of Syntrophomonas wolfei subsp. wolfei str. Goettingen G311 DNA.
CTCCATAAAATAAAAATCACTTTCCTCCCCGCCCTCCGGCAGGAAAGGAAATTTGCCCTGGTTGATACGGTGGGCATTATAGACTATCCGGCTTCCTCGTGCCTGGCGGAAAATATCGGTTAATTCTATAACCGGGAATCTTCCCGATTCGATCAGATCCCGCAGTACATTGCCCGGACCTACTGAAGGAAGCTGGTTCACATCCCCTACCAGTATCAAAATGGCCTGCGGCGGAATAGCTTTCAAGAGGTTGTACATAAGCAGGCTGTCAATCATAGAGCTTTCATCGACAATTACCACATCCGTATTCAAGGGGTTCTCCCGGTTCCGGGCAAAGCCCCCCTCACGAGGGCTGAATTCCAGCAAGCGGTGAATGGTCATAGCTTCCAAACCGGTGCTTTCCCGCAGGCGACGGGCCGCCCGTCCGGTGGGAGCCGCCATGGTAATCTTAAGCTTTAAGGCCGCAAATATACGGGTGATGGCATTAACTATCGTGGTTTTGCCGGTCCCCGGTCCCCCGGTAATAATCATTATCTTTTCACTTACCGCAGTAGCTACGGCTTCTTTTTGCCTGGCTGCCAGCTTAATCTTAAGTTTTTGGCCCACCCAATCCACGGCCTTTTCCACATCAATGGGACGAACTACGCTCTTTTCTTCCTGTAAAGCGAGGAGTAAACGAGCACTCTGCAGCTCGGCAATAAAAAAGGGCATCAAGTAAATAGCCGTGGTTTCAGCTTCGCCATCTGCTCCCGTACCCATCATAGTCTCAGCTACCAGGCGGCGCTCACGCAGCAATTCCTCCAGAGCCTGCTCCACCACTTCAGCAGTGATTTGCAAAGCTTCTTCCGCCTTCTCCAGCAGCAAGGCCCGGGGGCAATACACATGCCCATCGTTCATATACTGGTTTAAAACAAATATTATCCCTTCCCTGGCCCGCAGCAACGAATTGGGGTCAATTCCTAATTGCTGGGCTATGCGGTCGGCGGTCAAAAAGCCGATGCCTCGAACCTCCGCAGCCAGGCGATAAGGGTTTTCCCTTACTACCTGGATGGCCTCTTTCTCGTAACGCTGGTATATTTTAGCGGCATAGGAAGCGGCTACCCCATGCCCTTGCAGAAATATCATGATTTCTTTTACTTCTCTCTGCTCTTCCCAGGCTTGGGTAATCATCTCCACCCGCTTGGGTCCGATTCCGTTGACTTCCTGCAGGCGGTCTGGCTGGTTCTCAATGATATCCAGGGCCTCTACCCCAAAGCGCTGCACTATTCTTTTGGCCATAACCGGTCCTATTCCCTTGATAAGCCCGGAACCCAGGTATTTTTCCATTCCCCGTACCGTGGCCGGTACTATGGTTTCATAGGACTCAACCTGAAATTGCAGACCGAATTTGGGGTTATGCAGCCATCTCCCCGTTAGTTGCAGGGATTCTCCAGGGTTTACCCCTACCATTTTGCCCACTATGGAGCTCAACTCGCGTTTCCCTTTTTCTTTGAGTTTAGCCACCACAAAGTTGGTCTCTTCGTTACAATAGCTTATCCTTTCCAAATATCCATAGATGGTTTCCATCCCGGCCTCCCATTTGACCAACTACACAGTATTTCCTTTTCCCTGTTTATTAATTTAGCACAAATTGGCCAGAAATGCCCTATCTAGCTTTCTGCCTTTACCCGGGTAAGGCGCATACCATTCAAGGTCACCAGCAAGGAAGTTCCCATATCTCCGGCTACCGCCAGCCATAGGGTAAGCCATCCCGGTATTACCAGAGACAGTATCAATGCTTTTAGAAGCAGAGAAAAAACTATATTCTGGCGAATAATTCGCAAAGTTCTGCGCCCCAATTCCACCGTATAAGGCAGCCGGGACAAATCATCAGCCATCAAAGCGATATCGGCTGTTTCCAGGGCCGCATCGCTTCCGGCCACCCCCATAGCAATGCCCACCGTAGATATGGCCATGGCCGGAGCATCATTGACCCCATCTCCTACCATGGCTACTTTCTCATATTTCTCCAGCAAAGCCCTAATAGCCTGCACCTTGTCCTCAGGCAGCAACCCGGCCTGGTACTCATCCACATTAACAGAGAGAGCCATGGCCCGGGCAGCTCTTTCATTATCTCCACTCAAGATAATGCTCTTCTTTATTCCTTTCTTCTTCAACTGCCTTATGGCTTCCCGGCTGTTTTCCCGCAGCTCGTCCGCCAGGGCAATTATACCCAGAAGCTCTTTTTCGTCCCCCAGCAGAATCAGAGTTTTCCCGGCTCCTTCTAATTCCGCTATCAACTCCTCCTGCCCTTGTATAGCTATACCTACTTCGCTAAATAAACGTTGATTGCCAACATAGCAGCTCTTCCCCTCGATTTCAGCAGCGGCCCCCCGGCCACTCATGGCCCGAAAATTGCTCACTTCAGCCAGTTCCAGCCCCAGTTTGCGCGCTTGCTCTACCA
It encodes the following:
- a CDS encoding ATP-dependent RecD-like DNA helicase is translated as METIYGYLERISYCNEETNFVVAKLKEKGKRELSSIVGKMVGVNPGESLQLTGRWLHNPKFGLQFQVESYETIVPATVRGMEKYLGSGLIKGIGPVMAKRIVQRFGVEALDIIENQPDRLQEVNGIGPKRVEMITQAWEEQREVKEIMIFLQGHGVAASYAAKIYQRYEKEAIQVVRENPYRLAAEVRGIGFLTADRIAQQLGIDPNSLLRAREGIIFVLNQYMNDGHVYCPRALLLEKAEEALQITAEVVEQALEELLRERRLVAETMMGTGADGEAETTAIYLMPFFIAELQSARLLLALQEEKSVVRPIDVEKAVDWVGQKLKIKLAARQKEAVATAVSEKIMIITGGPGTGKTTIVNAITRIFAALKLKITMAAPTGRAARRLRESTGLEAMTIHRLLEFSPREGGFARNRENPLNTDVVIVDESSMIDSLLMYNLLKAIPPQAILILVGDVNQLPSVGPGNVLRDLIESGRFPVIELTDIFRQARGSRIVYNAHRINQGKFPFLPEGGEESDFYFMEEKDAEKAMQKILGLCRSHIPRYFNFHPIRDIQVLTPMNRGLIGVSNLNVELQQVLNPKQPGISRGGRNFKIGDKVMQLVNNYDKGVYNGDIGWVKRFDQEEQELEVEFEDYPVSYDFSQLDELQLAYACSIHKAQGSEYPAVIIPLLEQHYILLQRNLLYTGVTRARKLVIIIGSKKALHIAINNDKPRSRDTGLKERLVKMGVQEIAQQ